The Candidatus Woesearchaeota archaeon genome contains the following window.
TACTGTTTCCGTGGAATGACCATGCGGATGACAAGCATGCTTACAGCACATCAATTGCACAAGTCCATCTTTTGAAAGGACGCCGTGGAATGGACGATTTTGCCACTGCGAGAGTGGTGGATATAATAAGGAACGAGGACCCAAAACTAATTTTTGCGTGGTTTCCCACCGGGGACTATTACGGCCACAGGCACAGCGATACGGAAAAACTTGCTAAAGTATACATAAAAGATGATAGGCGCATTGGGAAAATAGTCAATGCATTGAAAGAGAACGGAAGATATGATGATACAGTGATTGTGGTTGTGTCAGACCATTCGATGGCACCCGTCCATGATAACATGAATCCAAATGAAATTTTAAGGGAGGCGGGTTTCAATCCTATGATTTGGAGAACCAGAAATGGCGATCCGGATTCATTGGTTCTTAGCTATGGATATAGTGTTGGACAGGTTTATCTGCTGAGAGATCATTCTGAAAGCGAATTGGAGGGAAAAATTCACGCACTTCTGAATAATAATGCCATTGATCAGGTTATTTCGAAAAATGGAAATGGAACTCGAAGAGTGTTCTCACGGATGGGCACGGCTGATATCGTGAAGAAAAGAGGATTATACAGAATGATTCAACTTACAAGCTCAAATCCTTTTGGATATCCCGATAACCTGGCTGAAAAGCTTGCCCAATGGCATACTTCTCGGGAATCCCTGGACTGGACCTGCGAGCAGCAATATCCCGACGCTGTGGTCGGAATAGCCGAATCGCTCAACCATGAACTTTCACCTGATCTTAGAATTTTCGCTGCAGACGGCTATGATTTCGGAAAAAACAGGAACCTTATCCATCCATTTGCCCTGTTTAATGCAGATAGGGTGGGAACGCATGGCTCTCTTCATAGCTCACAAAGCAGGATCATGATGATGTTTGCGGGCCCTGATGAATTACCCAGAAAAGAAGTTAAGGCTGCAAGGCTGGTTGACCTAAGGCCAACATTGGCAGATATTGCTGGATACAAAGTCCCAGAAAATATAGATGGTATCTCCTTGTTTGGCGGAAGAAATCAATAACTGATGGAATCGAAGGCGTCACATCTCATCCTCATCCTTCTTTCTTCGCCTTCTCTTTGGCTTTTCCTCGCCTTCCGGCCCGAAATTTGCCATTCTTGCTCGTTTTTTAGCCCATTGCACGGGATTCTTTATCCCTGCATGGCCAGCATCTGCCTTGCATGCTGGAAAAAAGCCATAATACATCTCGTTGTCGCAGTTCGGTGGAAGAATCTTTTCCTTCCTGGTCTTGTGGTACCGGACATGGCCGACGAGGTAATTTTCCCGCAAGGGCTCGTGGTTTTTTTTGTTCCATTCCAAGAGAAGCTTTTCAATCTGCTCATAATCCCAGCCAACATTAACCAGGAAGTTCACAAGAATGAACATGAACCTTTTCCTGCCGTCCTTAAGCCCCTTGAGGCCGGTTTGAATGCACAGCGGGAAGAATTTTTCAGGTATGGCAGTTGAGGGAATTGAAAATTCCCGCTTTGGCCTGAATTCTTCCTGCTCTTCCTGCCTGGCAGAAAAGTCAAATGCCTGGACAAACAGCTTGTTTGCCTCCCCATTTACAGTCCTTGATGCATCCAAAAACCTGAATGCGCTGACCTTGACAGGGTGCTTGGCCTGCTCCTTGGAAAATTCCAAAACCTTTGCAGGGTCAACCGGCACAGAAATCAGTCCTGACTTCTCATTAAAAGAATATACCATCCTGTAAAGGTGCCTTGAAGAGATGAGGATGGTGTCAATGTCCAGGAATGACTCAACATTGAGATGCTCGGTCTGGCCGCCTGTTTTTGAAGATGAAAAATACTTTATCTTGCTTTCATCGACGCCTGTCTTCTCCAGAATCCTTGCAAAATCATGCTTCTCGTATTCAAGAATCTTGTCCCCCAGGGGCTTTTTTATCATTTCCCTGATATACATTGCAATCTTCCGCGCGGCCTCTGGAAATAAAAGCTGCAAGTCCTGGCCTGCAACCTTTTCAGGAAAGGCCTCAAAGGGAACACCTATATGAAAGCCCTTGTTTCCGGAAAACTTGCAGGATATGCTTTTCACATCATTATATTTCAGGGCTTTTATTGTAAGGTCAGCCGCCATTTTGGAGTATTCCAAAAAATGGCAGTCAATGTCTAGTATAAGATCCCAGCCAGTCCTAAGCTCATCCAGCTCCTGGCGGCGCATAGAGGTGTCTATCCGCATTATGTTTTTCCATCGCTCCTCGCTTGCGTGGAAAGAAGTGGCGCCCTGCTTTGCCAGCTCAAGAATGTCATTGCCATATGCCAATGTATCCGGCCTTTTTCCAAACCCCCTGTCGGCAAATTTGACGGCGATTTCCCTGTCCTTTGCTGTTAGAAGCATTTCAGCCTGAATGTCATCCCGCTTGTAGTGCTGCAATAAAGTTGAAAGATGTATCATGGCACAGCAACAAATTTTTTATTTATAAGAGTTTGTTTTTTCCAAATGATGGCTCAAAATGCACTGGAATTCATCAATGGGTGGCTGCAGGAACTTGCAGATTCGGGAAAGCTTATTGTCGTAGAGGGAAAAAAGGACCGTGCTGCCTTGCAGCGCCTTGGCATAACCAATGTTTTTTCCCTTGACAAAAAGCCACTGTTTCAGGCGGTGGAGGAAATTTCAGCCATCTCAGACAAGGTGGTCCTGCTCACGGACCTGGACAATGAAGGCAAAAAACTGTACAGCAGGCTGAACACAGACCTTCAGCGGCACGGCGTGCAAATTGACAATTATTTTAGGGAGGCATTGTTCAGGCGAACTGCCTTGAGGCAAATTGAGGGGCTTGATACCTATGTGTACAACCTGGGAAAATGAGTGAGCCAAAATAAAAAAATAAATAAAGAAACAAAAAAATAACCAGACAAGGCTAATAGTCCTCTGATTCATTCTCAAGAATCGCCTTGTAATATTCTACAGGCTTTACCTGGGAGATTATTGTCCTGTGCACAATAAATCTCTCGTCAGGCGTCTTGAAAACCTTGCTTTCAATCAAGGGCATTTTCTTAAGCTGCTCGACTTTCTTTTCCCCTAATTTCAACCTTACCATATTAACACCTCCATAATATCTTATTGTTTGGTGAATTAAGTCCGGTGCGGGAATTAAATTGGCTTTCGGGCAGGTTGCCGGGGAAATGGCGCGGGATCCTGGCAGATTTCCGAGAATAGTGGTTAAAGTCACGAATAAACTGGCGCATGGCAGAATTTTTTGAGTTTAGCCGATGCTTGGCATTCTACCAGCCAGGCTAAAAATTTGGGATGCGGGCAATTATCTTATACGCCAGTCTATATGCCAGGCATTTTATAAGTCAGGCTATAAGTCAAGCGTCACTTTTCCTTTGGATGGGTCTACTGATTTCACTGATTTGTGCTTCCTGAGTCTTTCCTCAATCTGCTTCCACGGCATTTTTTTCCTTGCATCGCGGATTGAATTGAGAAACCCGCTGACTTCCTGGTATTTTAGATAGAGATAATCTGCCTTTTGGTTGTTTTCAGCAATTTCTGATTCCAGCTCCTGGATATTTTTCATCTGTATGGCCATCATCCTCTCCAGTTTTGCAACTGCCGGCGAAACCCTTGATTCCTCGGCTGCCTCTGCAGCTTTCCATTGCGACATGGCCCAGGAATTGTAATTTCCATGCTGTTTCTCCAGCAAAACCATCCTTATGGCCTCGGCAAGCCTGGCAGCTGCATCTGGATTAATTTTTGAGATATTCTTGCCAATGCCTGCCATTTCGCAGACTTTCTCAGCATTTGCGCCTCCCATGGAAAGCTCAATTGCAATTGTCTTGACTATGGAATCATGCCTTGAATTTGACGCCATTTCAGCAATCTGGCCTGGCTCAATCCCAAGAGGGCTGTATTTTTTCTTCGGATAAGCATAGGTTATGCCCCTTTGCAGCGGCCTGTTTTTGAGCGCCTGTTCCTTGAGAAGGGAAATTATCTTGAAGCCTGAGTCGCATAAAATGACATTGCCTTTGCTGAATAGCTCAATAATCAGGAAATACTCGGCTTTATTTCCCTCGGGCGCAACTTCAAGCCTGAATGTCAAGACACGCTCAAAGCCATGCTGTGAGACTTGCCTTATTCTTGCATTGTACAGCCTTTTTCTCAGCAGCATCGGAAATCCCGAGGGCGCTTCTGGCTGGGCTTCTTTTTCGTCAGAAATAAAAATCAGCGAGGGGAGCAAGATGTTTACAATCTTTTTCCCGACTGCCGGTACATGTATCTGGAGGAGGATGCTTTCCGGATTGGGCTGGTAAATCTTGTTGATTTTTGAGTTTACCATGTATTGAAGTTCTTCGGCCAGGAAGTGCAAATCAAGCGAAGTAAGCTCCATGTTTATCCTCCCTCATGATTGATGCGAATTGATGAGTGATGCAATAAATGGCCAGGTGAAACTTTGGATTAGCCAAGGAATCTCCTGGTCTGGCCGGCCCTGATGATATTTTCCCGCATTGAAGCAAAGTTCATTTTCTTGTAATCATCCATAATGCGGGTTGTCAGGCTTTTGTGCTCCTCGTTGATTTCGAAGTCAATCAGCTTAGCGGCCTTCTGCACAGCTTTCTGGACAGAGACAGGGAAATGC
Protein-coding sequences here:
- a CDS encoding toprim domain-containing protein, with protein sequence MMAQNALEFINGWLQELADSGKLIVVEGKKDRAALQRLGITNVFSLDKKPLFQAVEEISAISDKVVLLTDLDNEGKKLYSRLNTDLQRHGVQIDNYFREALFRRTALRQIEGLDTYVYNLGK
- a CDS encoding NFACT family protein; this translates as MELTSLDLHFLAEELQYMVNSKINKIYQPNPESILLQIHVPAVGKKIVNILLPSLIFISDEKEAQPEAPSGFPMLLRKRLYNARIRQVSQHGFERVLTFRLEVAPEGNKAEYFLIIELFSKGNVILCDSGFKIISLLKEQALKNRPLQRGITYAYPKKKYSPLGIEPGQIAEMASNSRHDSIVKTIAIELSMGGANAEKVCEMAGIGKNISKINPDAAARLAEAIRMVLLEKQHGNYNSWAMSQWKAAEAAEESRVSPAVAKLERMMAIQMKNIQELESEIAENNQKADYLYLKYQEVSGFLNSIRDARKKMPWKQIEERLRKHKSVKSVDPSKGKVTLDL
- a CDS encoding alkaline phosphatase family protein; protein product: MGMRENYRVLVLYFDGPNVGIFNNELYQGRMPHLERNVMDREFITVRNAVTVSPSSTQEAGQAASTGSFPFMGGAITYNKKTRRIKDLTRLEHFSKGNTAKRDTVFRDFPDEAYSVLFPWNDHADDKHAYSTSIAQVHLLKGRRGMDDFATARVVDIIRNEDPKLIFAWFPTGDYYGHRHSDTEKLAKVYIKDDRRIGKIVNALKENGRYDDTVIVVVSDHSMAPVHDNMNPNEILREAGFNPMIWRTRNGDPDSLVLSYGYSVGQVYLLRDHSESELEGKIHALLNNNAIDQVISKNGNGTRRVFSRMGTADIVKKRGLYRMIQLTSSNPFGYPDNLAEKLAQWHTSRESLDWTCEQQYPDAVVGIAESLNHELSPDLRIFAADGYDFGKNRNLIHPFALFNADRVGTHGSLHSSQSRIMMMFAGPDELPRKEVKAARLVDLRPTLADIAGYKVPENIDGISLFGGRNQ